In Desulfatirhabdium butyrativorans DSM 18734, the following proteins share a genomic window:
- a CDS encoding GspE/PulE family protein, whose translation MSAVGVTPFGVKQLLLLLHKGGLITEHSARQALREALRKIERAPNAPNGFLDAIDAIVALHISRKDIPSRLIDEDALYPLVAQELDLPYIKIDPLKLDLKSVTSVIPRSFALKHLVVPLGVQDGKLTVACADPFNREAIDDIARAGQTQVQQVLSTKSDIVKLINDFFGFRHSIEQAETQFGSSIIDLGNLEQFVHLKTSDELASTDRHIVNAVNYLFSYAFDQRASDIHVEPKREASLVRMRIDGVLHTIYRMPKAVHPAIISRIKNLCRMDMAEKRKPQDGRIKIQREATEVEIRVSTVPVAFGEKVVMRIMDPNVLFQDLDGLGFTATDLIRYNRFIRLPHGIVLVCGPTGSGKSTTLYSTLRMLSTPEINLVTIEDPIEMVCEDFNQIGVQPLAGVTFATILRNILRQDPDIIMVGELRDLETAQNAIQSALTGHLVLSTIHTNDAPSTIIRLLDLGIPAFLIQASLVGVLAQRLVRKICPDCKESFVMKAEEFRKIGLQIGEDGDVVLYRGKGCTKCRGTGYYGRLGIFEVLSYTDELKRLTTDKTDIGQIRDKARQQGMVSLRENALNRVLDGTTTYQEALRVTWGQE comes from the coding sequence GTGAGTGCTGTCGGTGTAACCCCATTCGGTGTGAAGCAACTGCTGCTGTTGCTGCATAAAGGCGGTTTGATCACGGAGCATTCGGCGCGGCAGGCCCTCCGGGAAGCCCTGAGAAAAATCGAGCGGGCACCGAATGCGCCCAATGGATTTTTGGACGCAATCGATGCTATCGTCGCCTTGCACATCTCCCGAAAGGACATTCCCTCCCGTCTCATCGATGAAGACGCGCTCTATCCACTCGTAGCGCAGGAGCTGGATCTTCCATACATCAAAATCGATCCCCTCAAGCTCGATCTCAAATCTGTCACTTCCGTCATTCCCCGCTCCTTTGCGCTCAAGCATCTGGTGGTCCCGCTCGGCGTTCAGGACGGCAAATTGACGGTTGCCTGTGCCGATCCGTTCAATCGGGAGGCGATCGACGACATCGCCCGGGCGGGCCAAACCCAGGTGCAGCAGGTGTTGAGCACCAAAAGTGACATCGTCAAACTGATCAACGATTTCTTTGGATTCCGGCATTCCATCGAGCAGGCGGAAACCCAGTTTGGATCGAGTATCATTGACTTGGGCAATCTGGAACAGTTCGTTCATCTCAAGACATCCGATGAGCTTGCCTCGACCGACCGGCACATCGTCAATGCCGTCAATTATCTCTTCAGCTATGCCTTTGACCAGCGGGCAAGTGACATTCATGTTGAACCCAAACGGGAAGCAAGTCTGGTGCGCATGCGGATCGATGGCGTGCTGCATACCATCTACCGCATGCCAAAAGCAGTCCATCCGGCCATCATCAGCCGGATCAAGAACCTGTGCCGCATGGATATGGCCGAAAAGCGAAAACCCCAGGATGGCCGCATCAAAATCCAGCGCGAGGCAACGGAGGTGGAAATCCGGGTTTCTACGGTCCCGGTGGCTTTTGGTGAGAAGGTGGTCATGCGGATCATGGACCCCAATGTCCTGTTTCAGGACCTGGACGGACTGGGGTTTACCGCGACGGACCTGATCCGGTACAACCGCTTCATCCGGCTCCCGCATGGCATCGTGCTGGTATGCGGGCCAACGGGAAGCGGCAAGTCCACCACGCTGTACTCGACGCTGCGGATGCTCTCGACGCCCGAAATCAACCTCGTTACGATCGAAGACCCCATTGAAATGGTTTGTGAGGACTTCAACCAGATCGGCGTTCAACCACTGGCAGGAGTGACTTTCGCCACGATTTTGCGCAATATCCTGAGGCAAGACCCCGATATTATCATGGTTGGCGAGCTTCGAGACCTCGAAACCGCCCAGAATGCCATTCAGTCGGCCCTGACCGGGCACCTGGTACTCTCTACCATCCACACGAACGACGCCCCATCCACCATCATCCGGCTGCTCGATCTGGGCATTCCGGCTTTTTTAATCCAGGCTTCGCTGGTTGGCGTACTGGCGCAGCGGCTGGTGCGCAAAATCTGCCCGGATTGCAAGGAATCCTTCGTCATGAAAGCCGAAGAATTTCGGAAGATCGGGCTTCAGATTGGCGAAGACGGCGATGTGGTTCTGTATCGGGGAAAGGGTTGCACCAAATGCCGGGGGACCGGATATTATGGACGACTTGGGATATTTGAAGTGCTTTCGTATACCGATGAGTTGAAGCGACTCACCACCGACAAGACCGATATCGGACAGATTCGGGATAAGGCACGACAGCAGGGGATGGTTAGTTTGCGGGAAAATGCCCTCAATCGGGTACTGGATGGCACCACCACCTATCAGGAAGCCTTGCGGGTGACTTGGGGTCAGGAATGA
- a CDS encoding GspH/FimT family pseudopilin codes for MSFYQNIVLSLAESRKQFLADPYPNRKPSLMHGSPRKPMTAGFTLMELMVVVAIVTVMTVIAIPNFGTFMANMRLKRAADDLYFTLQQTRINAIRSGGKWMVVFSSTSYQVVNCVDNDCGTTPNSTVKVVPYSQYSGISFSDTFTNHVVEFTSDGMVSNPSNLDPVGVTTISNNKGKSKAITILGTGIIRVS; via the coding sequence ATGTCATTTTATCAAAATATTGTATTATCTCTGGCTGAGAGCAGAAAACAGTTTCTTGCAGATCCTTATCCTAACAGAAAGCCTTCTCTGATGCATGGCAGTCCTCGAAAACCCATGACTGCTGGTTTCACGCTCATGGAACTGATGGTCGTCGTTGCCATCGTTACGGTCATGACCGTGATCGCCATACCAAATTTTGGCACGTTCATGGCCAATATGCGGCTGAAACGTGCTGCGGATGACCTGTATTTTACGTTGCAACAGACCCGCATCAATGCCATCCGTAGCGGAGGCAAGTGGATGGTCGTCTTTTCGAGCACTTCCTATCAGGTCGTCAATTGCGTGGATAACGATTGCGGTACGACGCCAAACAGCACGGTTAAGGTTGTTCCTTATTCTCAATACAGCGGCATCTCCTTTTCCGATACCTTCACCAATCATGTCGTGGAGTTCACTTCCGATGGCATGGTCAGTAATCCGAGCAACCTGGACCCGGTTGGTGTCACGACAATCAGCAACAACAAAGGCAAGTCCAAAGCCATTACCATCTTGGGAACGGGGATCATCCGCGTTTCCTGA
- a CDS encoding pilus assembly PilX family protein: protein MSRSGTFRLLQGQHGSTMLIALIFMVLLTLIGLVAANTSTLETMIASADANKRGAFYAAEAGVDHAVAVLKPLFISNNQSQLATKVASGGTAGNLSWTFALNGTAGVSAATTPSANSGWRGKFDAGAPWITNYDLGNGYSYSVHVWNNNDGFGATTDNDATVIIGALATGPSNTRAAIELSLYGNLTNISPAITYTAQAGGGSGKNYNASDTGAITQASIDAPVTLGSP from the coding sequence ATGAGCCGCAGCGGAACCTTTCGACTTCTTCAGGGGCAACATGGATCGACCATGCTCATTGCCCTGATTTTTATGGTTTTGCTGACGCTGATCGGTCTGGTGGCGGCCAACACATCGACACTGGAAACCATGATCGCTTCAGCCGATGCCAATAAAAGGGGCGCTTTCTATGCTGCGGAAGCCGGCGTGGATCACGCCGTTGCCGTTTTGAAGCCATTGTTCATCTCGAACAATCAGTCTCAATTGGCTACCAAGGTGGCATCAGGAGGAACTGCCGGCAATCTTTCCTGGACATTCGCCTTGAACGGAACCGCAGGTGTGAGTGCAGCGACGACACCGTCGGCGAACAGCGGCTGGAGAGGCAAATTCGATGCGGGTGCTCCCTGGATCACCAATTACGACCTGGGAAACGGCTATTCCTACAGCGTGCATGTATGGAACAACAACGACGGCTTCGGGGCGACCACGGACAACGACGCAACCGTCATTATCGGCGCCCTTGCGACGGGCCCTTCAAACACCCGGGCAGCCATCGAACTCTCGCTTTACGGGAACCTGACCAACATCTCCCCGGCCATTACCTATACGGCCCAGGCAGGCGGTGGGTCCGGGAAAAACTACAATGCATCGGATACCGGTGCCATCACCCAGGCGAGCATCGATGCGCCGGTGACACTGGGAAGTCCGTAA
- a CDS encoding DUF4124 domain-containing protein, with product MTIRFLCQSVFWGSILWMWVASAGAQIYRYVDPSGTVRFTDNLQDVPEAQRKGATAIPEEQPSTTPPSPKQSRPIQSDSAAPDKVQAKPAGGADNAPASFVEQAERLKKEQSEMDQEYIELVREQAALADQRSKVRDSESMTRYNEQVDSLNQKTDQYEKRRQALQQKMDAFNERLREHLDTTAAPPGKTSGAP from the coding sequence ATGACCATTCGATTCTTGTGCCAGTCTGTTTTTTGGGGATCTATACTTTGGATGTGGGTTGCTTCGGCTGGGGCCCAAATCTATCGCTATGTCGATCCTTCAGGGACGGTTCGTTTTACGGATAATCTGCAGGATGTCCCCGAAGCCCAGCGGAAGGGCGCGACTGCGATCCCAGAGGAGCAACCTTCAACGACGCCCCCTTCACCGAAGCAAAGCAGGCCGATCCAGTCCGACTCAGCAGCGCCGGACAAGGTTCAGGCCAAGCCTGCGGGAGGGGCTGACAATGCGCCGGCAAGTTTTGTCGAGCAGGCTGAAAGGCTGAAAAAAGAGCAGTCCGAGATGGATCAGGAATATATCGAGCTGGTTCGGGAGCAGGCTGCACTGGCTGACCAGCGATCCAAGGTTCGGGATTCGGAAAGCATGACCCGTTACAACGAGCAAGTGGATAGCCTGAACCAGAAGACGGATCAGTACGAAAAACGAAGGCAGGCATTGCAACAGAAAATGGACGCTTTCAACGAACGGCTTCGGGAACATCTGGATACCACGGCCGCACCGCCAGGCAAAACCAGCGGTGCGCCGTGA
- a CDS encoding type IV pilus modification PilV family protein, whose protein sequence is MDAIPSSSNSEPFVIGGTANEYLAVSRKEAGFTLIEVMMSAVVLAIGLLALAAMQGAAIKANYQAKKHTLAVALAENRIEAYRNMAYDTLPSGTITETDQVSGDVGHFTRVTTIQNDTPVAGLKTITVSVSWNDAKLRTATIKTIIGSLSD, encoded by the coding sequence ATGGATGCAATTCCGTCGAGTTCGAATTCGGAGCCTTTCGTCATTGGCGGCACAGCAAATGAATATCTGGCAGTTTCGCGGAAAGAAGCCGGTTTTACCCTCATCGAAGTCATGATGTCCGCTGTCGTTCTTGCGATCGGGCTCTTGGCGCTCGCCGCCATGCAGGGCGCAGCCATCAAGGCGAATTATCAGGCAAAAAAGCATACGTTGGCCGTCGCCCTTGCCGAAAACCGGATTGAGGCATATCGGAATATGGCCTACGACACCCTTCCGTCGGGCACCATCACGGAAACCGATCAGGTTTCCGGCGATGTGGGACATTTCACGCGCGTCACTACGATCCAAAACGATACGCCTGTTGCTGGTCTCAAGACGATTACCGTTTCGGTATCCTGGAATGATGCCAAGCTGAGAACAGCAACCATCAAAACGATCATCGGCTCATTGTCCGACTAA
- a CDS encoding InlB B-repeat-containing protein, whose amino-acid sequence MAISKLRLVLLSVIVLLLGVLLYPAAGISATTYYTITATAGDHGSINPSGSVSVERGNDKAFTIKPDTDYQVSSLLVDGSPTSISETGGTYTFNNVKKDHTIAVTFNHKPMTITASAGANGSISPSGNVSVNYGSNQTFSFTPNTGYHVAMVLVDGSAVTITGNQYIFSGVTANHTISVTFTINTYTITATAGTGGSISPSGAVSVNHFGSQSFTMTANTGYILDKVTVDGTEITMAGNTYTFNNINQDHTITATFKATGGGTGGTSAIPGCGANTYTSYSGGFNAGDFSMINTSVVNSKIQLQTGNQAINPEQIVIPFTQTVAATFIYENAGFSQNDFGWILATDGPSGTKHEVYRDINDNNNNGVLDDREGVDSNGDGTVNVLDNRVVLGTFAGGTELVFYLKVDEQSYTAFTKTEWNTDTFQGNCTLSSFDKTFKLGDTTNTFNACGPSSWLDSAAVTRLANPPLNLDFGSTQKTVHIVRNQKFPHVQVAAPNTKPNEWILAWEDYKNGGDYDINDMVFRVDRRTGGSASLQSSQAITPIDTEAYFTGVTFEVYDNMPCDGQSSIKYYVSINNGANWVEITSWDLVKSFTVSGSTKSVGNDVSNWTPGTPALTYRVRRLDFSGSAMVGRQLLWKAEMFSDSESCVPEIVDVVLNGSVATHGFVSRASPSVQANMLYSGSYETPALSWTEKVLRGHLYGTRLYDPDTPNTQNPVQQWDAGAKLTAMSPANRNVYFPNISYSSVTSETLGTGDGTTTHFSGTLAHHPVSATTLIISDSLETFIDKHTDVLEGDFGGSGTINRFTGEYSLDFHTAPSNGMPIRASYTYYTTSTTLREFTTSNVSNAMLALDNTYIIPTGYKYDFNGDNQYTEADGDFLVNWIRGYKDGSSTKKEWLLGQIDHSVPAVETPPGRPGWYFGSAVTKAERDAFDTFLKTNWNRQTVVYVGSRDGMLHAFDAGQFRWGYLDSDNNFQWMKKQGDTALYYRGYFDNKDYGTGDELWAFIPANLLPRLKNNKIAGEDQAYVDASPAISDVEINGTWKTVLLSAEGNGGDTVFCLDITNPTVPTFMWEFADPDLFRSRSSPAVAVIGKTVVNGTKKWAAFFVSGKTYDNTLYPSIYMIDIGTGAVLKRIYLDSPSDGVGGVPSGQPAVVDSDGNGYVDRIYIGTDKGYLYKVIIPDDPNTSSGYDIAHCVINTDYTDDHGYTIPSDQRNHPIYASPAVVVANGYNSKGEIQYNIKILYGTGDSPYYDEDIDTANTKYHFFAYRDSAAKGQCTASDATLDWAYELPAGARVFASAFAAAGQVYFGTATSETEDPCEGAGSTSANQGKLYVMSLEPGSGTVAPITTVNTGNVLAAPVVDDEHLYVKGVGSGLKTTPGPYNNPVTLYGVPASAVKYWREVFDKDEKIVN is encoded by the coding sequence ATGGCCATATCCAAACTTCGACTTGTTCTCCTGAGTGTCATTGTATTATTGCTTGGTGTGTTGCTATATCCGGCAGCCGGGATAAGTGCAACCACATATTATACCATTACGGCCACTGCTGGAGATCACGGCAGCATCAACCCGAGCGGGTCTGTTTCTGTCGAAAGAGGGAACGACAAGGCGTTTACCATCAAACCGGATACCGATTATCAGGTCAGCTCCCTCCTGGTTGACGGAAGCCCGACGAGCATATCTGAAACTGGGGGAACCTACACCTTCAACAATGTAAAAAAGGATCACACCATCGCGGTGACTTTTAACCACAAGCCAATGACGATCACAGCCTCGGCAGGAGCAAACGGAAGCATATCGCCGTCGGGAAACGTGTCGGTGAACTATGGGTCCAATCAGACCTTCAGCTTTACGCCGAACACGGGCTATCATGTGGCAATGGTTCTTGTGGATGGATCGGCGGTGACGATTACGGGAAACCAATATATATTCAGCGGTGTTACGGCCAATCATACGATCTCTGTAACCTTCACCATCAACACCTACACCATCACGGCCACTGCAGGAACGGGGGGCAGCATATCTCCAAGCGGCGCCGTTTCCGTCAATCATTTCGGCAGCCAGTCTTTCACGATGACGGCCAATACCGGTTACATTCTCGACAAGGTGACTGTTGACGGCACGGAAATCACCATGGCCGGAAACACATACACCTTCAACAACATCAATCAGGATCATACGATTACGGCCACATTCAAGGCCACAGGAGGGGGGACAGGGGGAACGAGCGCCATTCCGGGATGTGGGGCCAACACCTATACGAGCTACAGCGGCGGGTTCAACGCGGGTGATTTCAGCATGATCAACACCTCTGTTGTGAACAGCAAAATCCAGTTGCAGACAGGCAACCAGGCCATCAATCCCGAGCAGATCGTGATTCCTTTCACGCAAACGGTTGCCGCGACCTTCATTTACGAAAATGCCGGATTCAGTCAAAACGATTTCGGGTGGATACTGGCAACCGATGGCCCGTCCGGAACCAAGCATGAGGTTTATCGAGACATCAACGACAACAACAACAATGGCGTTCTCGATGATCGGGAAGGCGTGGATTCAAATGGCGATGGAACCGTAAATGTCTTGGACAATCGTGTTGTGCTGGGGACATTTGCTGGCGGCACCGAACTGGTATTTTATCTGAAAGTCGATGAGCAAAGCTATACCGCCTTCACGAAGACCGAATGGAATACGGATACATTCCAAGGCAATTGCACGTTATCTTCTTTTGACAAAACGTTCAAACTGGGCGATACGACCAATACATTCAATGCCTGTGGACCCTCCTCCTGGCTGGATTCCGCTGCCGTAACCCGCTTGGCGAATCCCCCATTGAATCTGGATTTCGGATCGACCCAGAAAACCGTTCACATCGTGCGAAATCAGAAATTCCCCCATGTTCAGGTTGCAGCGCCGAATACCAAGCCGAATGAATGGATCCTGGCATGGGAAGACTACAAGAATGGCGGAGACTATGATATCAACGACATGGTCTTCCGGGTTGACCGGAGAACAGGAGGGAGCGCTTCCCTGCAGTCGTCTCAGGCAATCACGCCCATCGATACGGAGGCGTATTTTACCGGGGTGACCTTCGAGGTGTACGACAACATGCCATGTGACGGACAGTCGAGCATCAAATACTATGTGTCGATCAACAATGGTGCAAACTGGGTGGAAATCACCAGTTGGGATCTGGTGAAAAGCTTTACCGTGAGCGGTTCGACCAAATCCGTCGGAAATGATGTGTCCAACTGGACGCCAGGCACCCCGGCCTTGACCTACCGGGTGCGGCGTCTCGACTTTTCCGGAAGTGCGATGGTGGGAAGGCAATTGTTGTGGAAAGCCGAGATGTTCAGCGACTCGGAATCCTGTGTGCCGGAAATCGTCGATGTGGTGCTGAACGGCAGCGTGGCGACTCACGGATTTGTTTCCAGGGCTTCGCCCAGTGTTCAGGCCAACATGCTGTATTCCGGAAGCTATGAAACCCCGGCCCTGAGCTGGACGGAGAAAGTATTGCGGGGGCATTTGTACGGCACCCGTCTGTACGATCCCGATACGCCCAATACGCAGAATCCGGTTCAACAATGGGATGCGGGCGCAAAGTTGACCGCGATGTCGCCTGCCAACAGAAACGTCTATTTTCCCAACATTTCCTATTCGAGCGTCACTTCCGAAACGCTTGGAACCGGAGATGGCACTACAACACACTTTTCGGGGACGCTTGCCCATCATCCGGTCAGCGCGACGACATTGATCATCTCGGACAGCCTCGAAACCTTCATCGACAAGCATACGGACGTTCTGGAAGGGGATTTTGGGGGTAGTGGAACCATCAACCGGTTTACGGGCGAATATTCCCTGGATTTTCATACGGCCCCAAGCAATGGGATGCCCATCCGGGCGTCATACACCTATTACACGACTTCGACTACCCTCCGGGAATTCACGACATCCAATGTCAGCAATGCGATGCTGGCCCTGGACAATACCTATATCATCCCGACCGGATACAAATACGATTTCAATGGCGACAATCAGTACACCGAGGCCGACGGCGATTTTCTGGTCAACTGGATCCGCGGTTACAAAGACGGTTCCAGCACCAAGAAGGAATGGCTCCTCGGCCAGATCGATCATTCCGTTCCAGCAGTAGAAACGCCACCAGGGAGACCTGGCTGGTATTTCGGCTCTGCAGTCACAAAGGCCGAACGGGATGCCTTCGATACATTCCTGAAGACGAACTGGAATCGCCAGACCGTCGTTTATGTCGGATCGAGAGACGGCATGCTGCATGCCTTCGATGCCGGACAATTCCGATGGGGCTATCTGGACAGCGACAACAATTTCCAATGGATGAAAAAGCAAGGCGACACGGCCTTGTACTACAGGGGTTACTTCGATAACAAAGACTATGGCACCGGAGATGAACTTTGGGCCTTCATACCGGCCAACCTGCTTCCTCGGCTCAAAAACAACAAGATCGCTGGCGAAGATCAGGCATACGTGGATGCTTCCCCTGCCATCAGTGATGTGGAAATCAACGGGACATGGAAAACCGTGCTGCTGTCTGCAGAAGGCAACGGCGGCGATACCGTGTTCTGCCTGGATATCACCAATCCGACGGTGCCGACCTTCATGTGGGAGTTTGCGGACCCGGATCTGTTCAGGAGTCGCTCTTCTCCAGCCGTCGCGGTGATCGGGAAAACTGTGGTCAACGGCACTAAGAAATGGGCGGCATTCTTCGTTTCCGGGAAAACATACGACAACACCCTCTATCCTTCGATTTACATGATCGATATCGGCACAGGTGCTGTATTGAAACGGATTTATCTTGATTCGCCCAGTGACGGCGTGGGTGGGGTCCCCAGCGGTCAGCCTGCGGTGGTGGACTCGGATGGCAACGGATATGTTGACCGCATTTATATCGGTACGGACAAGGGGTATCTCTATAAGGTCATTATCCCGGATGATCCCAATACATCGAGCGGATATGACATCGCCCATTGTGTCATCAACACCGATTATACGGACGATCATGGCTATACCATCCCAAGCGATCAGCGAAACCACCCGATCTACGCATCTCCGGCGGTGGTGGTCGCCAATGGATATAACAGCAAAGGCGAAATCCAGTACAACATCAAAATTCTCTACGGAACGGGCGATAGCCCATACTATGATGAGGATATCGATACGGCCAACACGAAGTACCACTTTTTCGCCTATCGGGACAGTGCGGCAAAAGGCCAGTGCACTGCAAGCGACGCTACCCTCGACTGGGCTTATGAACTGCCCGCTGGGGCGCGGGTCTTCGCTTCCGCGTTTGCTGCTGCCGGGCAGGTGTATTTCGGGACGGCGACCAGTGAAACCGAGGATCCATGCGAGGGCGCCGGGAGTACGAGCGCCAACCAGGGAAAGTTGTACGTCATGAGCCTGGAGCCTGGCAGCGGAACCGTTGCGCCGATTACGACGGTGAATACCGGTAATGTGCTGGCAGCACCGGTGGTGGATGATGAACATTTGTACGTCAAGGGCGTGGGAAGCGGTCTGAAGACAACCCCGGGTCCTTACAACAACCCGGTTACCCTGTATGGCGTGCCTGCATCGGCTGTGAAATATTGGCGTGAAGTGTTCGACAAGGATGAAAAAATCGTCAACTAA
- a CDS encoding PilW family protein, protein MRRNRIHHDHDDVPDVRGFTLIELLISIGISALLLAALVELFSINYASYILQEDVAAMQQNIRTAKMFLERDVLMAGSGISGGFGLYGTKVQPITFTNGGGDDSTDILTINYFNLSEGDCSGVLPQLTLSATMPAASAEAEVNEDLTSTTSPPTPPYSTWDGEFACGGSTYGGTPFKEFKAIITSPDGKKSDVVFITQVQANSDKLQNRPYAGFDNKIINSYPAGSTISFFSDDQLTQVTYQYRASDRSLLRNGQPVATYLEDLQFAFGLDTDADDTVDIWVNNRDLTAAELDQIRTVRINIVGRTDRIHRGIKDTRPAVEDRSGATTSDQFAREVIQLTVKVRNMGLK, encoded by the coding sequence ATGCGGCGCAATCGAATCCATCACGATCATGATGATGTACCAGATGTGCGGGGATTTACGCTGATCGAGCTGCTGATTTCCATCGGGATTTCCGCCCTTCTCCTCGCAGCCCTGGTGGAGCTGTTTTCGATCAATTACGCCTCCTACATTCTGCAAGAGGATGTGGCGGCCATGCAGCAGAATATCCGTACCGCGAAAATGTTTCTCGAAAGGGACGTGCTGATGGCAGGTTCGGGAATCAGCGGAGGATTCGGTCTGTATGGCACCAAGGTCCAGCCGATCACTTTCACGAATGGGGGCGGAGATGACTCGACCGATATTTTGACGATCAACTATTTCAATCTGAGCGAGGGGGATTGCTCGGGCGTGCTTCCCCAGCTCACATTGAGTGCAACCATGCCTGCCGCTTCCGCCGAAGCGGAGGTAAATGAAGACCTTACGAGTACCACATCTCCCCCGACGCCTCCGTACTCGACATGGGACGGTGAATTCGCTTGTGGCGGCAGCACATACGGAGGCACCCCTTTCAAAGAGTTCAAGGCCATCATCACATCTCCTGACGGAAAAAAAAGCGATGTTGTCTTTATTACCCAGGTTCAGGCGAATTCAGACAAACTCCAGAATCGTCCATACGCAGGATTTGATAACAAGATTATCAATAGTTATCCGGCAGGAAGTACGATCAGTTTCTTTTCGGATGATCAACTGACACAGGTCACTTATCAGTATCGGGCGTCCGACCGCTCGCTTTTGCGGAACGGCCAGCCGGTTGCAACCTATCTTGAAGACCTGCAATTTGCATTCGGTTTGGACACCGATGCCGATGATACGGTTGATATTTGGGTCAACAACAGGGACTTGACGGCTGCAGAGCTGGATCAAATCCGAACGGTTCGAATCAATATCGTGGGGAGAACCGATCGAATTCATCGCGGAATCAAGGATACCCGGCCTGCGGTGGAAGATCGTTCCGGTGCCACGACCAGCGATCAATTTGCACGGGAAGTCATTCAGTTGACTGTCAAGGTTCGAAACATGGGATTGAAATAG